The proteins below are encoded in one region of Colletotrichum lupini chromosome 5, complete sequence:
- a CDS encoding vitamin H transporter, with amino-acid sequence MADRVSLDRTARNANPAATMKPLDDQELVVSSSTPKPQTRSLWVAWLYIFDWYPSHYSKEEKKLLRKLGIVPLIHMFEEMLMTVLSRQYSSLPVLFDVYDFAVNLSVRVNTNMRAVFLKWLDSANINHAYVSGMEEDLKLTGNQYSLFGTFYNIGYLIFEIPSMMIISRPHLTRWYLPAMECLWSITTFVQCKLRNEYDIYGIRFLLGVLETPAATGAIYLLTSWYRSDELFKRAGVWYVSSNIGAMFGGYLQAAAYNNLNGVAGMAGWRWLFIIDGIISLPISIAGFFLFPGLPTSPKVWWLTDAEQKLAQARMRDDGVKESKRIGKRMLKRVFTHWHFYLAVFTYVFFQCTSYVAGQMALWLKHEATLHGTYTVAEINVIPTGVQAISIVAGVVATSLCMIYPIWAVMCVVAGILFFANVCLLIWDIPTGLHFAAYYMLGLTSCFTPIFFPWINMIMKDDNEARAFTTGAMMTCGWIFFSFYPITVFPKLEAPKWRKGFTVNTTFVAIWWTLFMLGQYLSVQGVKGDDMMHVEVSSEKDSKSGMLLCSLGGNSEQLMIQPAENALRCISTPCACDGGGWSHDLELPENGAKWNPIHLDLQILILHGGPSTKPLLRGSSVQYVEPISKRISITAFTPSSQRRHQILQRKKKLKDLAYVVHSQHIYNDSLLFKFRSDVSEDHKSTFVRELKTLKSLPCVKDQRLIVGGPSITDPIERSKGYHFALLSFHQDREALETYQASPEHHRVTSTYLWPFKEDVTRFDFEVDQEDEYMCEFMAKGLANGSA; translated from the exons ATGGCGGATAGAGTCAGTCTCGATAGGACTGCTCGAAATGCGAATCCAGCTGCCACGATGAAGCCTCTCGATGACCAAGAGCTGGTTGTAAGCTCTTCGACGCCCAAGCCACAGACGAGATCATTGTGGGTCGCTTGGCTCTATATCTTTGATTGGTACCCCAGCCACTACTCCAAGGAAGAGAAGAAGTTGCTTCGAAAGCTTGGTATAGTTCCACTGATCCATATGTTTGAGGAGATGCTAATGACGGTTCTGAGCAGACAGTATTCTTCTCTCCCTGTGCTGTTTGATGTGTATGACTTTGCTGTCAACCTGTCTGTTCGTGTAAATACTAACATGAGAGCAGTCTTTTTGAAATGGCTCGACTCAGCCAATATCAACCACGCCTACGTCTCAGGCATGGAAGAGGACCTGAAACTTACAGGAAACCA ATACTCGCTCTTCGGAACATTCTACAACATCGGCTACCTCATCTTCGAGATCCCCTCCATGATGATCATCTCCCGCCCACACCTCACCCGCTGGTATCTCCCCGCAATGGAATGTCTCTGGTCCATCACGACCTTCGTTCAGTGCAAGCTCCGCAACGAGTACGACATTTACGGCATCCGCTTTCTCCTCGGCGTCCTCGAGACCCCGGCCGCCACGGGCGCAATCTACCTCCTAACCTCGTGGTACCGCAGCGACGAGCTCTTCAAGCGCGCGGGCGTGTGGTACGTCTCGTCCAACATTGGCGCCATGTTTGGCGGGTACCTCCAGGCCGCGGCGTACAACAACCTAAACGGCGTCGCCGGCATGGCCGGCTGGCGGTGGCTTTTTATCATTGACGGCATCATAAGCTTGCCCATCTCGATTGCGGGGTTCTTTCTGTTCCCTGGCTTGCCGACGAGTCCCAAGGTCTGGTGGCTCACGGATGCGGAGCAGAAGCTTGCTCAGGCGCGGATGAGAGATGACGGGGTCAAGGAGAGCAAGAGGATTGGCAAGAGGATGCTGAAGCGCGTCTTTACTCATTGGCACTTTTACCTCGCCGTCTTCACCTACGTCTT CTTCCAATGCACCTCTTACGTCGCTGGCCAGATGGCACTCTGGCTCAAGCATGAGGCCACCCTGCACGGCACCTACACCGTTGCGGAGATCAACGTCATCCCCACCGGCGTCCAAGCAATTTCCATCGTGGCCGGTGTCGTTGCCACTTCGCTGTGTATGATCTACCCCATCTGGGCCGTCATGTGCGTCGTGGCGGGTATCCTCTTCTTCGCGAACGTCTGTCTCCTGATTTGGGACATTCCAACTGGGTTGCACT TTGCCGCCTACTACATGCTTGGATTGACTAGCTGC TTCACACCAATCTTCTTCCCTTGGATCAACATGATTATGAAAGACGACAACGAAGCCAGAGCCTTCACTACTGGTGCCATG ATGACTTGCGGTTGGATCTTCTTCAGCTTCTACCCAATCACGGTCTTCCCAAAGCTAGAGG CTCCCAAATGGCGGAAAGGTTTCACTGTCAATACCACGTTCGTAGCCATCTGGTGGACTCTCTTCATGCTTGGACAGTACCT CAGCGTTCAGGGCGTCAAAGGAGACGACATGATGCATGTTGAGGTCTCTAGCGAGAAGGACTCCAAG AGTGGTATGCTTCTGTGTAGTCTCGGAGGAAACAGTGAGCAATTAATGATTCAACCGGCTGAGAATGCTCTGAGGTGTATCAGTACTCCGTGCGCTTGTGACGGAGGTGGTTGGTCCCATGATCTGGAGCTGCCTGAGAACGGGGCGAAA TGGAATCCAATCCATCTTGACCTCCAAATTCTGATTCTTCA TGGAGGCCCGTCGACAAAGCCGCTGCTACGGGGTTCGTCCGTTCAGTACGTGGAGCCT ATATCCAAACGTATCAGTATCACGGCTTTTACTCCCAGTTCTCAAAGACGACATCAAATTTTGCAGCGAAAGAAGAAACTCAAGGACTTAGCCTACGTCGTCCACTCGCAACACATCTACAATGACAGTC TTTTATTCAAGTTCCGCTCCGATGTCTCGGAAGACCACAAATCCACATTCGTCCGCGAACTCAAAACCCTCAAATCCCTCCCCTGCGTCAAAGACCAACGCCTCATCGTCGGCGGGCCCTCCATCACGGATCCCATCGAGAGGAGCAAAGGCTACCACTTTGCGCTACTGAGCTTTCATCAAGACCGAGAAGCGCTGGAGACGTATCAAGCTAGTCCGGAGCATCACAG AGTAACGAGTACATATTTGTGGCCTTTCAAGGAGGATGTAACCAGATTTGACTTTGAGGTTGATCAGGAGGACGAGTACATGTGCGAGTTTATGGCCAAAGGGCTGGCAAATGGATCGGCGTAG
- a CDS encoding methyltransferase domain-containing protein produces the protein MSSLAEATAIFWALVGPWMFLLNAFSYLPPTILRLFREGDYAALTTPSRVQDAWFSAFWAWLGPNIRVGRSDMMVALLEGRVTDGKVVEEPVHPPVSGVVLEIGPGSGMWVDIFAKGRDGDEKKKAADAAAGMARGGVRRRVAEGVTRVYGIEPNTEAHPALRKNVQAAGLEGTYEIVPTGIESLSDPTAWNGKIEKGSVDCIVSILCLCSIPEPEKNIAELYSYLKKGGRWYLYEHVEVMQSRPIRLYQRIVNLVWPRALNGCQLCRNTGNNLRSAGPWTNIDIRQPHDETWFQVVPHIFGTFTK, from the exons ATGTCTTCCCTAGCAGAAGCAACCGCAATCTTCTGGGCCCTCGTAGGCCCCTGGATGTTCCTCCTAAACGCCTTCTCCTACCTCCCCCCCACCATCCTCCGCCTCTTCCGCGAAGGCGACTACGCAGCCCTTACGACCCCGTCCCGCGTCCAAGACGCCTGGTTCTCCGCCTTTTGGGCCTGGCTCGGCCCCAACATCCGCGTGGGCAGGTCGGACATGATGGTCGCCCTCCTCGAGGGCCGCGTCACGGACGGCAAGGTCGTAGAGGAGCCCGTCCACCCGCCCGTCAGCGGTGTCGTGCTGGAGATCGGGCCCGGGTCCGGGATGTGGGTGGACATCTTCGCCAAGGGCCGCGACGGcgacgagaagaagaaggctgcCGACGCAGCGGCTGGTATGGCGCGCGGCGGCGTCAGGAGGCGCGTCGCGGAGGGCGTGACGAGAGTCTACGGCATCGAGCCCAATACCGAGGCGCACCCCGCACTAAGGAAGAATGTCCAGGCCGCCGGGCTCGAGGGCACCTACGAGATCGTCCCCACCGGCATCGAGTCTCTCTCCGACCCCACGGCGTGGAACGGCAAGATTGAAAAGGGAAGCGTCGACTGCATTGTTTCCATTCTCTGCCTCTGCAGCATCCCCGAGCCCGAGAAGAACATTGCCGAGCTCTACTCCTATCTCAAGAAAGGGGGCAGGTGGTATTTGTACGAACATGTCGAGGTGATGCAGAGCCGCCCCATCCGCCTCTATCAGC GTATCGTCAATCTGGTTTGGCCGCGGGCTTTGAACGGCTGCCAGCTGTGCCGCAACACTGGTAACAACCTGAGATCTGCAGGGCCATGGACAAATATTGACATTCGCCAACCCCATGATGAGACATGGTTTCAAGTAGTACCACACATTTTCGGAACTTTTACCAAGTGA
- a CDS encoding dehydratase, giving the protein MSDQTATPKKEDGKAPVTGDYDLSTPIDPNAPGLRQGLTSYGDAHFSLFLRKVFIKALGYSEDALSRPIIGIVNTYSSFNPCHANVPQLIEAVKRGVQLNGGLAIDFPTISIHESFASPTSMYLRNLMSMDTEEMIKAQPCDAVVLIGGCDKTTPAQLMGGISANKPILHLVTGPMMPGSHKGVRIGACTDCRNNWAAYRAGKIDIEDISAINDELAPTGGTCGVMGTASTMACILVGLGMMPFKGATAPAVSSTRLRIAEQTGGLAVALHQKKLTPQDLLTRESFLNAITVLQAIGGSTNAVVHMMAIIGRHPAVAGTITLDTFDEIGRKTPLLVDLKPSGQNYMDDFHNSGGMLALLHQLKPLLHLNAMTVTGKTLGEELERTPFTPIPRDSLVNCLQPFNDPLYPASALAVLRGNIAPGGAVTKQSASKYRRLLKHSGPAVVFAGSADMALRIDDPDLEVTPDSVLVLQNIGPVGNPGMPEAGLIPIPRKLAAQGVEDMLRLSDGRMSGTAGGTIVLHISPEAADPESVLGIVRTGDIITCDVEQRLIKVEISDEEIKKRIVAKKEALAKEEESGGSNAPWVAKKRIRGYRGLYLRSVMQAEGGADFDFLTANGPPQ; this is encoded by the exons ATGAGCGACCAAACAGCAACCccaaaaaaagaagacggCAAGGCCCCGGTGACGGGAGACTATGACCTCTCGACACCAATTGACCCCAACGCCCCGGGGTTGAGGCAGGGCCTGACATCCTATGGCGACGCTCATTTCTCGTTGTTTCTGCGCAAGGTGTTTATCAAGGCTCTTGGGTACAGTGAAGACGCGCTCTCGAGGCCCATTATCGGCATCGTCAACACCTACTCAAGCTTCAACCCGTGCCATGCAAACGTCCCACAGCTGATCGAGGCCGTGAAACGCGGCGTCCAACTCAATGGAGGACTGGCGATTGATTTCCCGACTATCAGTATCCATGAGAGCTTTGCGTCGCCGACGAGTATGTATCTGCGGAATCTCATGAGTATGGATACGGAGGAGATGATCAAGGCGCAGCCGTGTGATGCGGTGGTCCTCATCGGAG GTTGTGATAAGACAACTCCTGCGCAGTTGATGGGTGGCATATCGGCGAACAAGCCTATCCTACATTTGGTCACTGGCCCCATGATGCCGGGAAGCCATAAAGGTGTGAGAATCGGTGCTTGCACAGACTGCCGTAACAACTGGGCTGCCTATAGAGCTGGCAAGATTGATATCGAAGATATCTCGGCTATCAACGACGAGCTGGCACCCACG GGAGGTACTTGTGGTGTGATGGGCACCGCATCGACGATGGCCTGTATCCTCGTCGGTCTAGGAATGATGCCGTTTAAAGGTGCTACAGCTCCAGCGGTCTCATCAACAAGATTGCGTATCGCCGAACAGACTGGAGGCCTAGCTGTGGCCCTCCATCAGAAGAAGCTCACACCGCAAGATCTGCTTACCCGCGAGTCTTTTCTGAACGCAATCACCGTCTTGCAAGCCATTGGCGGGTCGACCAACGCCGTTGTACACATGATGGCCATCATAGGTCGTCACCCTGCTGTAGCCGGCACAATCACGCTCGACACATTTGATGAAATCGGAAGAAAGACCCCGTTGTTGGTCGATCTGAAGCCTAGCGGACAAAACTACATGGACGATTTCCACAATTCTGGCGGCATGCTGGCGCTTTTGCACCAACTCAAGCCCCTTTTGCATCTGAACGCCATGACAGTAACAGGCAAGACGCTGGGAGAAGAGTTGGAACGCACGCCATTCACCCCTATTCCACGGGACAGCTTGGTCAACTGTCTTCAGCCTTTCAACGATCCTCTGTACCCAGCTTCGGCCTTGGCTGTGCTCCGTGGCAACATTGCCCCAGGCGGAGCTGTAACGAAGCAGAGCGCTTCGAAATATCGCCGACTACTGAAGCATTCCGGTCCCGCAGTCGTCTTCGCTGGCTCCGCAGACATGGCCCTTCGTATCGATGACCCAGATCTCGAGGTGACGCCCGATAGCGTACTCGTACTCCAAAATATCGGGCCTGTCGGTAATCCAGGTATGCCAGAAGCGGGACTAATACCGATTCCCCGAAAGCTCGCAGCTCAGGGAGTCGAGGACATGCTCCGCCTATCTGACGGCCGCATGAGCGGTACGGCGGGCGGGACTATCGTTCTGCACATTTCTCCCGAAGCAGCGGACCCCGAATCGGTTCTTGGTATCGTCAGAACTGGCGACATCATAACCTGCGATGTGGAACAACGCCTCATCAAAGTCGAGATATCCGACGAGGAGATTAAGAAGAGAATTGTCGCGAAAAAGGAAGCCTTGGCCAAGGAAGAGGAAAGTGGCGGCAGCAATGCGCCTTGGGTGGCAAAGAAGAGAATTCGCGGTTATCGAGGACTGTATCTGCGTTCCGTCATGCAGGCAGAGGGGGGAGCCGATTTTGACTTCCTGACGGCGAATGGTCCACCCCAATAG
- a CDS encoding autophagy protein Apg5: MSSIPQTLWSAQIPLHIIHPSAPNTPLVTSLPRFSYLALLVPRCSAFFRHPVSAFHHEDLLLRNLPLGLLVDLYQPTLPWRLTVSDGDSWDIGDTFLNCVKEADFVRYGNAKRIMSLSKADTSSLWNAVQDNDYASFAKINALLLNAPTPLRNVPLRVYIPSSPPPGTGSKTVANTDTTSPPPTSSQQVPPATSPPLTPAQAGDTPGAGAFKVLQTLVPPVIPGTRTRQTLGRALQAHLPSLFPSSRDPVLANVVLHGSPVPFSAPLEDLMREAAYPDGWLCLAVVLL; the protein is encoded by the exons ATGTCATCCATCCCCCAAACCCTCTGGTCCGCCCAGATCCCCCTCCACATAATCCACCCCTCCGCCCCAAACACCCCGCTCGTCACCTCCCTGCCGCGCTTCTCCTACCTAGCCCTCCTCGTCCCCCGCTGCTCCGCCTTCTTCCGCCACCCCGTCTCCGCCTTCCACCACGAggacctcctcctccgcaaCCTACCCCTCGGCCTCCTCGTCGACCTCTACCAGCCGACGTTACCGTGGCGCCTGACCGTCAGCGATGGCGATAGCTGGGATATCGGCGACACCTTTCTCAACTGCGTCAAAGAG GCTGATTTCGTCCGCTACGGCAACGCAAAACGCATAATGTCCCTCTCCAAAGCAGACACCTCGTCCCTCTGGAACGCAGTCCAAGACAACGACTACGCCTCCTTTGCAAAAATAAACGCCCTCCTCCTCAACGCCCCCACCCCCCTTCGCAACGTGCCCCTGCGCGTCTACATCCCGTCCTCGCCCCCGCCCGGGACCGGCAGCAAGACCGTCGCCAACACCGATACcacatcaccaccaccaacctCCTCACAACAGGTCCCTCCAGCGACATCACCACCACTGACACCAGCACAAGCAGGAGACACCCCCGGAGCAGGCGCCTTCAAAGTCCTCCAAACCCTCGTCCCCCCCGTCATCCCCGGCACCCGCACCCGCCAGACCCTAGGCCGCGCGCTGCAGGCCCACCTGCCCAGCTTATTCCCCTCCAGCCGGGACCCCGTCCTCGCCAACGTCGTGCTGCACGGCTCGCCCGTGCCGTTTTCGGCGCCGTTGGAGGATTTGATGCGCGAGGCGGCGTATCCGGATGGTTGGCTTTGTTTGGCTGTCGTGTTGCTGTGA
- a CDS encoding malate/L-lactate dehydrogenase, which translates to MADESQKIPVAASEARRLVEDILKGNGVPEENSKIVARCLVAADLRGVDTHGMNRIPSYMERVRQGVLNATAQPELKQVTPVVAHVDGKNGFGFVAAEMGMAAAIESAKTFGIGMASVSHSNHFGMSAWVVQQALDADMMSLVFTNSSPALPAWGGQSKLMGVSPIACGAPGKDKPFILDMAPSVAARGKIYKAKRRGEKIPLDWALDAEGRPTDDPTAALGGVMLPMGGPKGSALAIMMDVFSGVFSGSAFAGHVTNPYDPSKPADVGHFLVAIKPDLFMSLDDFRERMDYLYQRVVGSDKAAGVDRIYFPGEIEQLQQQEREKTGIPLVQAEIDALNEEATKVGAKPLVTQVAA; encoded by the coding sequence ATGGCTGACGAGTCCCAAAAGATACCAGTGGCCGCTTCGGAGGCCCGTCGTCTGGTTGAAGACATCCTCAAAGGCAATGGCGTTCCCGAAGAAAACTCAAAGATAGTCGCCCGGTGCCTCGTCGCTGCCGACCTTCGCGGTGTCGACACTCACGGCATGAACCGCATTCCTTCCTACATGGAGCGTGTCCGCCAGGGTGTGCTCAACGCCACAGCCCAGCCCGAGCTGAAGCAAGTCACACCGGTTGTGGCGCACGTCGACGGCAAAAACGGCTTCGGCTTCGTTGCGGCAGAGATGGGGATGGCAGCTGCCATCGAGTCTGCCAAGACTTTCGGCATCGGCATGGCAAGTGTGTCGCATTCCAACCACTTTGGCATGAGTGCGTGGGTGGTGCAGCAGGCTCTTGATGCGGACATGATGAGTTTGGTGTTCACCAACTCGAGTCCTGCGCTACCGGCGTGGGGCGGGCAGAGCAAGCTCATGGGTGTTTCACCGATTGCTTGTGGTGCGCCGGGGAAGGACAAGCCTTTCATCCTGGACATGGCCCCGTCAGTCGCGGCCAGGGGCAAGATTTACAAGGCCAAGAGACGCGGCGAAAAGATTCCTCTTGACTGGGCGCTAGATGCTGAGGGACGTCCTACGGATGATCCCACCGCAGCATTGGGAGGTGTCATGCTGCCGATGGGTGGCCCCAAGGGTTCGGCATTAGCAATCATGATGGATGTGTTCTCTGGTGTCTTTTCTGGCTCTGCTTTCGCTGGTCACGTCACTAACCCGTACGACCCTTCAAAACCAGCGGACGTCGGCCACTTCCTAGTCGCCATCAAGCCAGACCTCTTTATGAGTCTGGACGACTTCCGTGAAAGGATGGACTATTTGTACCAGCGTGTTGTTGGGTCAGACAAGGCGGCAGGAGTAGACAGGATATACTTTCCGGGTGAGATTGAGCAGTTGCAACAGCAGGAACGGGAAAAGACAGGCATACCCTTGGTACAGGCTGAGATTGATGCTCTCAACGAGGAGGCAACAAAAGTTGGCGCCAAGCCTTTGGTAACCCAGGTAGCTGCATGA
- a CDS encoding oxidoreductase ucpA: MLNLQGKVALVIGLGQSGTDGWGIGAACAVTFAAQGAAIFGGNRTIESTTKTQTTIEQAGGVCDVVATDATSSASVKGLVDACVAKHGRIDILLANVGGSQPGCAASMEEETWDKQVELNLKSVYLACHHVLPVMEAQEGGGSIVCVSSIAGLRYIGKPQVAYNTTKAAVMQFVKATAVVYAKRGVRLNTVVPGLMETPYTRQLAERFAPKDGQPGGGGGYDAFKRMRDEQVPMGRMGDAWDVANAAAFLASDEARYITGQKIVVDGGITSSTGRT; encoded by the coding sequence ATGCTCAACCTCCAAGGAAAAGTCGCCCTGGTCATCGGCCTCGGCCAATCAGGCACAGACGGCTGGGGCATCGGCGCCGCCTGCGCCGTGACCTTCGCCGCCCAAGGCGCCGCAATCTTTGGCGGCAACCGCACCATCGAATCCACCACCAAGACTCAAACCACCATCGAGCAAGCCGGCGGCGTATGTGACGTCGTCGCGACCGACGCCACGTCCTCCGCGTCCGTCAAGGGGCTCGTGGACGCGTGCGTCGCGAAGCACGGCCGCATCGATATTCTGCTCGCCAACGTCGGCGGTTCGCAACCGGGTTGTGCGGCAAGTATGGAGGAAGAGACGTGGGATAAGCAGGTGGAGTTGAATCTGAAGAGCGTGTATCTCGCGTGTCACCACGTTCTGCCTGTCATGGAGGCGCAGGAGGGGGGTGGAAGTATTGTTTGTGTGTCGAGTATCGCGGGTTTGCGGTATATTGGTAAGCCGCAGGTTGCGTATAATACGACCAAGGCGGCCGTGATGCAGTTTGTCAAGGCGACGGCTGTGGTGTATGCGAAGCGAGGGGTGCGGTTGAATACGGTTGTGCCTGGGTTGATGGAGACGCCGTATACGAGGCAGTTGGCGGAGAGGTTTGCGCCCAAGGACGGGCAGCctggtggtggcggcgggTATGATGCGTTCAAGAGAATGAGGGATGAGCAAGTGCCGATGGGACGGATGGGGGATGCGTGGGATGTTGCGAATGCGGCGGCGTTTTTGGCGTCTGATGAAGCGAGATATATCACGGGCCAGAAGATTGTTGTTGATGGGGGGATTACTTCGTCTACGGGGCGTACTTAG